A genomic window from Serratia liquefaciens includes:
- a CDS encoding CPBP family intramembrane glutamic endopeptidase: MTDWEEEVARHRGSRGFFSTFLLMVALTTLPLLFPNKEQLEAEGWLVPLLLLIEFAVIVPLYLKFFKNRPSCGMGSFRLPTFCGLLLVILALQLVVPYWLGITQTENWIVEQVSLQGKAFYLTQFALIFLAPVYEEIVFRGCLFGAFQAWFANRKIWAAVATSVLFALLHTQYADVRVMIILFFVSLTLVAARIKSNGLLMPIALHSTMNGIVLALSYWGL, from the coding sequence ATGACCGACTGGGAAGAAGAAGTCGCCCGCCACCGGGGAAGCCGAGGTTTCTTTTCCACCTTTTTATTGATGGTAGCACTCACGACTTTGCCTTTGCTGTTCCCCAACAAAGAACAACTGGAGGCCGAAGGCTGGTTGGTGCCGCTACTGCTGCTGATTGAATTTGCGGTGATTGTTCCGCTGTACCTGAAGTTTTTCAAAAACCGTCCCTCCTGCGGCATGGGAAGTTTTCGCCTGCCCACCTTTTGCGGTTTGTTGCTGGTGATTCTGGCGTTGCAACTTGTCGTCCCCTATTGGCTCGGCATCACTCAAACCGAGAATTGGATCGTCGAACAGGTTTCGCTACAGGGGAAAGCCTTTTACCTGACACAGTTTGCGCTAATCTTTCTCGCTCCGGTCTACGAAGAAATCGTTTTTAGGGGCTGCCTCTTTGGCGCTTTTCAAGCCTGGTTCGCCAATCGAAAAATCTGGGCCGCGGTAGCAACGTCTGTTCTGTTTGCCCTGTTGCACACGCAATATGCCGATGTGCGCGTCATGATCATTCTGTTTTTCGTTTCATTGACGCTGGTTGCCGCCAGGATCAAGTCGAACGGGCTGTTAATGCCCATTGCGCTGCACAGCACCATGAACGGGATAGTGCTTGCCCTCAGCTATTGGGGGCTTTAA
- a CDS encoding carbon starvation CstA family protein produces the protein MKNVKSGIIWLVVALVGAFAFAMLALSRGEHVNAVWLVVAAVACYSTAYRFYSLFIAKKVFELDDRRMTPAERRNDGLDYVPTNKWVLFGHHFAAIAGAGPLVGPILAAQMGFLPGTIWILVGVMLAGAVQDFLILFISTRRDGRSLGEMAKQELGAFAGVITMLGALGVMIIILSALALVVVKALADSPWGLFTIAATIPIALFMGIYMRFIRPGKIAEISVVGFALMLLAIIYGGNVAQDPYWGPFFTLHGTTLTWVLVIYGFVASVLPVWLLLAPRDYLSTFMKIGVIIGLAVGIVFAMPEMKMPAVSRFIDGSGPVFAGSLFPFLFITIACGSISGFHALVSSGTTPKLVERESHIRFIGYGAMLMESFVAIMALICASVIDPGVYFAMNSPAALIGTTVENASQVINSWGFMITPETLTMIAKDVGEHSILSRAGGAPTFAVGMAHIITEVFNSRAMMAFWYHFAILFEALFILTAVDAGTRACRFMVQDLVGVAIPRLANNRSWFGNLAGTTVAVAGWGFFVYQGVVDPLGGINTLWPLFGIGNQMLASMALILGTVVLFKMKKQRYAWVTILPTVWLFITSMTAGWQKIFHEKPSIGFLAQAKKFSAGIEQGTLIAPAKTLKDMETIVFSNQINAALCAFFMLVAVTMLVSAFFVIRRALNASQPTAQESPIVLRENA, from the coding sequence ATGAAAAACGTCAAGTCCGGGATCATCTGGCTGGTGGTGGCGTTGGTCGGTGCATTCGCCTTCGCCATGCTGGCGCTAAGCCGCGGTGAACACGTCAATGCGGTCTGGCTGGTGGTGGCAGCAGTCGCCTGTTACAGCACCGCTTATCGCTTCTACAGCCTGTTTATCGCCAAAAAAGTCTTTGAACTCGACGACCGCCGCATGACCCCGGCGGAACGTCGCAACGATGGGTTGGACTACGTTCCCACCAACAAATGGGTGCTGTTTGGCCACCACTTTGCCGCCATCGCCGGGGCCGGACCGCTGGTTGGCCCGATTCTGGCGGCACAGATGGGCTTTCTGCCCGGTACTATCTGGATCCTGGTCGGGGTGATGCTGGCCGGTGCCGTACAGGACTTCCTGATCCTGTTCATTTCTACCCGCCGCGACGGTCGTTCGCTGGGGGAAATGGCCAAACAGGAACTGGGGGCCTTCGCCGGAGTGATCACCATGCTGGGCGCGCTTGGCGTGATGATCATCATTCTGTCAGCGCTGGCGCTGGTGGTGGTCAAAGCCCTGGCCGACAGCCCCTGGGGCCTGTTTACTATCGCCGCCACCATCCCGATAGCGCTGTTTATGGGTATCTACATGCGCTTTATCCGGCCGGGTAAAATCGCTGAAATCTCGGTGGTCGGTTTTGCGCTGATGCTGCTGGCGATCATCTACGGCGGTAACGTGGCGCAAGACCCCTACTGGGGCCCCTTCTTCACGCTGCACGGCACCACGCTGACCTGGGTGTTGGTGATTTACGGCTTCGTCGCCTCAGTGTTGCCGGTATGGTTGCTGTTGGCGCCGCGTGACTATCTGTCCACCTTTATGAAGATTGGCGTCATTATCGGTTTGGCTGTAGGTATCGTCTTCGCGATGCCGGAAATGAAAATGCCGGCGGTATCGCGCTTTATCGACGGCAGTGGCCCGGTGTTCGCCGGCTCGTTGTTCCCGTTCCTGTTCATCACCATCGCCTGTGGTTCGATTTCAGGTTTCCATGCGCTGGTCTCCAGCGGTACCACGCCGAAACTGGTGGAGCGCGAGAGCCATATTCGCTTTATCGGTTACGGTGCCATGCTGATGGAGTCCTTCGTGGCTATCATGGCGTTGATCTGCGCGTCGGTGATCGACCCAGGCGTTTACTTCGCCATGAACTCGCCGGCGGCGCTAATCGGCACCACGGTGGAAAATGCCTCTCAGGTGATTAACAGCTGGGGCTTTATGATCACCCCGGAAACCCTGACGATGATTGCCAAAGACGTCGGGGAGCATTCCATCCTGTCGCGCGCCGGCGGTGCCCCGACCTTTGCCGTGGGCATGGCACACATCATTACCGAGGTGTTTAACAGCCGCGCAATGATGGCCTTCTGGTACCACTTCGCCATTCTTTTCGAGGCACTGTTTATTCTGACCGCCGTCGATGCCGGGACCCGCGCCTGTCGCTTTATGGTGCAGGATCTGGTCGGTGTGGCGATCCCAAGGTTAGCTAACAACCGTTCGTGGTTCGGTAATCTGGCGGGAACCACCGTGGCCGTCGCCGGCTGGGGCTTCTTTGTCTATCAGGGGGTGGTCGATCCGCTCGGCGGCATCAATACGCTGTGGCCGCTGTTCGGTATCGGCAACCAGATGCTGGCCTCAATGGCATTGATCCTCGGCACCGTGGTGCTGTTCAAAATGAAAAAACAGCGCTATGCCTGGGTGACCATCTTGCCGACCGTCTGGTTGTTTATTACCTCGATGACCGCCGGCTGGCAGAAAATATTCCACGAGAAACCGAGCATCGGCTTCCTGGCGCAGGCGAAGAAATTCTCTGCCGGTATAGAACAAGGGACGCTGATCGCGCCGGCCAAGACGCTGAAAGATATGGAGACCATCGTTTTCAGTAACCAGATTAACGCCGCACTGTGCGCATTCTTTATGCTGGTAGCGGTAACCATGCTGGTCTCCGCCTTCTTTGTGATCCGTCGTGCGCTGAATGCCAGCCAGCCTACGGCGCAGGAGTCGCCGATCGTCCTGCGTGAAAATGCCTAA
- the fsa gene encoding fructose-6-phosphate aldolase, with protein sequence MELYLDTADVNAVKRLARILPLHGVTTNPSIVAKEGKPIWEVLPALRDALGGTGKLFAQVMANDAERMVAEAVLLHQRVPGLVVKVPATAEGLAAIKKLKSMSIPTLGTAVYGAGQGLLAALAGAEYVAPYVNRLDAQGGDGIEMVHELQQLLTLHAPGARVLAASFKTPRQALECLLAGCQAITLPVDVAEQFLAAPAVQAAVEKFEQDWQGAFGTNLLN encoded by the coding sequence ATGGAGCTTTATCTCGATACCGCCGATGTGAACGCAGTAAAACGCCTGGCGCGCATCCTGCCACTGCACGGTGTAACCACTAATCCGAGCATTGTTGCCAAAGAGGGGAAACCGATTTGGGAAGTGTTACCGGCGCTGCGCGACGCGCTGGGGGGCACGGGCAAACTCTTTGCTCAGGTGATGGCCAACGACGCCGAGCGCATGGTGGCGGAAGCGGTGTTGCTTCATCAGCGAGTGCCTGGGCTGGTGGTTAAGGTACCGGCGACCGCAGAAGGCCTGGCAGCGATTAAAAAACTGAAATCGATGTCTATCCCCACGCTGGGGACGGCGGTTTATGGTGCGGGTCAGGGACTGCTGGCTGCGCTGGCGGGGGCTGAGTATGTGGCCCCTTACGTGAACCGCCTGGACGCGCAGGGCGGTGACGGCATTGAGATGGTTCACGAGCTGCAGCAATTGCTGACGCTGCACGCGCCAGGGGCCCGGGTGCTGGCGGCCAGTTTCAAAACGCCGCGTCAGGCGCTGGAATGCTTGCTGGCGGGTTGTCAGGCCATCACTCTGCCGGTCGACGTGGCTGAGCAGTTCCTGGCGGCACCGGCGGTTCAGGCCGCGGTAGAGAAATTCGAACAAGATTGGCAAGGGGCGTTCGGTACTAATCTGCTGAACTGA
- a CDS encoding glycyl-radical enzyme activating protein — MIFNLQRYSTHDGPGIRSVVFLKGCSLGCLWCQNPESRSRKADLLFDPRLCLSGCTLCAEGHPQAIQRTGDNLIIQRELLSHQEYAALAARCPTGALSLCGSAVNIDAIMTEVLRDRPFYLRTGGGLTLSGGEPFMQPAVAAELLKRGREAGIHTAVESCLHTPWSHIAPSLPWLDLMLADLKHVDEKRFKQWTGGSAKRVMENFRRLATHGTRTTVRVPLIPDFNADRSSIRAIVDFAADEAGVTEIHFLPYHTLGINKYNLLGEPYHAARTPLDAPDLLAYAEQYAEAKGLTAILRG; from the coding sequence GTGATCTTCAATCTGCAGCGCTATTCCACCCACGACGGGCCGGGCATCCGCAGCGTAGTGTTCCTGAAGGGCTGCTCGCTGGGCTGTCTCTGGTGCCAGAACCCGGAAAGCCGCTCGCGAAAAGCGGACTTGCTGTTCGATCCGCGTTTATGCCTCAGCGGTTGTACGCTGTGCGCCGAAGGCCATCCACAAGCGATTCAACGGACAGGCGACAACCTGATAATCCAGCGCGAGTTACTCAGCCACCAAGAGTATGCCGCATTAGCCGCCCGTTGCCCAACCGGCGCACTCAGCCTGTGCGGCAGCGCGGTAAATATCGACGCGATCATGACCGAGGTGCTGCGCGACCGGCCTTTTTATCTGCGCACCGGGGGCGGCCTGACACTCTCCGGCGGTGAACCTTTCATGCAGCCTGCCGTGGCGGCGGAACTGCTGAAGCGCGGCCGTGAGGCTGGCATTCATACCGCGGTGGAATCTTGCCTGCATACGCCCTGGTCGCACATAGCGCCTTCGCTGCCCTGGCTCGATCTGATGCTGGCGGATCTGAAACACGTTGATGAAAAGCGTTTCAAGCAGTGGACCGGCGGGTCCGCCAAACGGGTGATGGAAAACTTCCGCCGCCTGGCCACCCACGGCACCCGAACGACCGTTCGTGTTCCGCTGATCCCCGACTTTAACGCCGATCGCAGCTCAATCCGCGCGATTGTCGATTTCGCCGCCGATGAGGCCGGCGTTACAGAGATTCATTTCTTGCCGTACCACACGTTAGGTATCAACAAATATAACCTGCTCGGCGAGCCTTATCACGCGGCCCGCACCCCACTAGATGCCCCCGACCTGTTGGCCTATGCCGAACAGTACGCCGAGGCCAAGGGGCTGACTGCCATTTTGCGAGGATAA
- a CDS encoding formate C-acetyltransferase/glycerol dehydratase family glycyl radical enzyme — protein MTTLDLTTLSERTQAHKNALIHIVKPPVCTERAQHYTEAYQQHQDKPLPVRRALALANHLAKRTLRIDNDELIIGNQASELRAAPIFPEYTVSWIEDEIDQLADRPGAGFSVSEENKAILHRLCPWWRGQTVQDRCYGMFTDEQQTLLATGIIKAEGNMTSGDAHLAVNFPLLLEQGLDGLREKVDERRSRIRLTDWEELHQEQFLKAIDLTLEALSAHILRFALLARDMAQTESRLWRREELLAIAENCELIAHRPPQTFWQALQLCYFIQLTLQIESNGHSVSFGRLDQYLYPWYRRDVELEQRLPRERAIEMLHSCWLKLLEINKIRSGSHSKASAGSPLYQNVTIGGQQLINGKPCDAVNPLSYAILESCGRLRSTQPNLSVRYHAGMSSDFLDACVQVIRCGFGMPAFNNDEIVIPEFIRLGVEPQDAYDYAAIGCIETAVGGKWGYRCTGMSFINFARVMLAALEQGRDATSGKVFLPQTEALSKGNFAGFEQVLGAWDNQIRYYTRKSIEIECVVDTVLEENAPDILCSALVDDCIERGKSIKQGGAKYDWVSGLQVGIANLGNSLAAVRKLVFEQGIIGQQQLAAALENDFDGLSGEQLRQRLLNAAPKYGNDVDEVDQLLVRAYQTYIDELKQYHNTRFGRGPIGGTYYAGTSSISANVPFGAATLATPDGRKAHTPLAEGASPASGTDHLGPTAVFNSLSKLPTASILGGVLLNQKLNPATLEDPRDREKLMLMLRTFFETYQGWHVQYNIVSRETLLKAKQHPDQYRDLVVRVAGYSAFFTALSPDAQDDIIARTEHTI, from the coding sequence ATGACTACGCTGGATCTGACCACCCTGTCCGAACGCACCCAGGCGCACAAAAACGCGCTGATCCACATCGTTAAACCGCCGGTTTGCACCGAACGCGCCCAGCACTACACCGAAGCCTATCAGCAGCATCAGGACAAACCCTTGCCGGTTCGTCGGGCACTGGCACTGGCTAACCATTTGGCTAAGCGTACTTTGCGAATTGACAACGACGAGTTGATTATCGGCAACCAGGCCAGCGAATTACGCGCTGCGCCGATTTTCCCCGAATATACCGTCAGTTGGATCGAAGACGAGATTGATCAACTGGCCGACCGGCCAGGCGCCGGTTTCTCCGTCAGCGAAGAAAACAAGGCCATTTTGCATCGGCTATGCCCCTGGTGGCGCGGCCAGACGGTGCAGGATCGTTGCTACGGTATGTTTACCGACGAACAACAGACCCTGCTGGCTACCGGTATTATCAAAGCCGAAGGCAATATGACCTCTGGAGATGCCCACCTTGCGGTGAATTTCCCGTTACTTTTGGAACAAGGCCTCGACGGGCTGCGCGAGAAGGTCGATGAACGTCGCAGCCGTATCCGGCTTACCGACTGGGAAGAGTTGCATCAGGAGCAATTCCTGAAGGCCATCGATCTGACTCTGGAAGCGCTGAGCGCGCATATCTTGCGCTTTGCGTTGTTGGCGCGCGACATGGCGCAGACGGAAAGCCGTTTGTGGCGGCGTGAAGAGCTGCTGGCCATCGCGGAAAACTGTGAGCTGATTGCCCATCGGCCGCCGCAGACCTTTTGGCAGGCGCTACAGCTGTGCTACTTCATTCAGCTGACGCTGCAGATTGAATCCAACGGCCATTCGGTTTCCTTCGGCCGTCTCGATCAATATCTTTACCCCTGGTACCGCCGAGATGTGGAGCTGGAACAAAGGCTGCCGCGTGAGCGTGCTATTGAAATGCTGCACAGTTGCTGGCTGAAGCTGTTGGAAATCAACAAGATCCGTTCCGGTTCGCACTCTAAAGCCTCGGCAGGCAGTCCGCTGTATCAGAACGTCACTATTGGCGGACAGCAACTGATCAACGGCAAACCCTGCGACGCGGTTAACCCCTTGTCCTATGCCATTCTGGAGTCCTGCGGGCGCTTACGCTCCACCCAGCCCAATCTCAGCGTGCGTTACCACGCCGGGATGAGCAGCGACTTCCTCGACGCCTGCGTACAGGTGATCCGCTGTGGGTTCGGCATGCCAGCCTTCAACAACGATGAAATCGTTATCCCCGAGTTTATCAGACTGGGCGTGGAGCCGCAGGATGCCTATGACTACGCGGCGATCGGCTGTATCGAAACTGCCGTGGGCGGAAAATGGGGTTACCGCTGCACCGGCATGAGCTTTATCAACTTCGCTCGCGTCATGCTGGCGGCACTGGAACAAGGGCGTGACGCTACCTCCGGCAAAGTTTTCCTGCCACAAACAGAGGCGCTCTCGAAGGGAAACTTCGCCGGCTTTGAGCAGGTGCTGGGTGCCTGGGACAACCAGATCCGCTATTACACTCGCAAATCGATTGAAATTGAGTGCGTGGTCGATACCGTACTGGAGGAAAATGCCCCGGATATCCTCTGCTCGGCGCTGGTCGACGATTGTATTGAGCGCGGCAAAAGCATCAAGCAAGGTGGTGCAAAATACGATTGGGTATCAGGCCTGCAGGTCGGCATTGCCAACCTGGGTAACAGCCTGGCGGCGGTACGCAAGCTGGTCTTCGAGCAAGGGATCATTGGCCAACAGCAATTGGCGGCAGCGCTGGAAAATGACTTCGATGGATTAAGCGGCGAACAGTTACGCCAGCGTCTGCTCAACGCTGCCCCCAAATACGGTAACGACGTAGATGAGGTCGATCAACTGCTGGTACGCGCCTATCAGACCTATATTGACGAACTGAAGCAGTACCACAACACCCGCTTTGGTCGCGGTCCGATCGGCGGCACCTACTACGCCGGGACGTCGTCAATTTCGGCTAATGTGCCCTTTGGCGCGGCTACCCTGGCCACGCCAGACGGCCGTAAGGCGCATACGCCGTTGGCGGAAGGTGCCAGCCCGGCCTCCGGTACCGACCATCTGGGACCGACCGCCGTGTTCAATTCGCTTTCCAAGCTGCCCACCGCATCGATTCTCGGCGGCGTGTTGCTTAATCAGAAGCTGAATCCGGCGACGCTGGAGGATCCGCGTGACCGTGAAAAACTGATGCTGATGTTGCGCACCTTCTTTGAGACCTATCAAGGCTGGCATGTGCAATACAACATCGTGTCGCGGGAAACGCTGCTGAAAGCGAAGCAACATCCTGACCAATATCGTGATTTAGTGGTCCGCGTTGCTGGATATTCCGCTTTCTTTACCGCATTATCCCCTGACGCGCAGGATGATATTATTGCGCGAACAGAACATACTATTTAA
- a CDS encoding DNA-binding transcriptional regulator YciT, with product MNSRQQTILQLVNDRRRISVSDLAAATGVSEVTIRQDLNLLEKRSYLKRVHGSALALESDDVDARMMSNFTLKQKLAQYAASLVNDDETIFIESGSANALLARYIAERKRITLITVSHYIANLLKETDCEVIVLGGMYQKKSETVVGPLTRQCIQQVHFSKAFIGVDGYHADTGFTGRDMMRADVVNAVLAKGVENIVLTDSSKFGQIQPNPLTQQGKVQRVITDSRLSLEYQHLLKRQGIQLDMVND from the coding sequence ATGAATTCAAGACAACAGACAATACTTCAATTGGTCAACGATCGCCGACGTATCAGCGTCAGCGATTTGGCTGCGGCCACCGGCGTTTCAGAGGTGACGATCCGCCAGGATTTGAACCTGCTGGAGAAACGCAGCTACCTGAAACGGGTACACGGTTCCGCGCTGGCATTAGAAAGCGACGACGTCGATGCGCGCATGATGTCCAACTTCACCCTTAAGCAAAAGCTGGCGCAGTATGCCGCCTCGCTGGTTAACGACGATGAGACCATTTTTATCGAAAGCGGCAGTGCCAACGCGCTGCTGGCGCGTTATATCGCCGAGCGCAAACGCATTACGCTGATCACCGTCAGCCACTATATCGCCAATCTGCTGAAAGAGACGGATTGCGAAGTGATCGTGCTGGGCGGCATGTACCAGAAAAAGAGCGAGACCGTGGTCGGGCCGTTAACCCGCCAATGCATTCAGCAAGTGCATTTCAGTAAGGCGTTTATCGGCGTCGATGGCTATCATGCGGATACCGGCTTCACCGGTCGCGATATGATGCGTGCCGACGTGGTAAATGCCGTGCTGGCGAAGGGCGTAGAAAATATTGTCCTGACCGACTCGTCAAAGTTTGGTCAGATTCAACCCAATCCGCTGACCCAGCAAGGTAAAGTCCAGCGGGTAATTACCGATTCGCGGCTGTCGCTGGAGTATCAACACCTGTTGAAGCGCCAGGGAATACAGTTGGATATGGTCAACGACTAG
- the araD gene encoding L-ribulose-5-phosphate 4-epimerase, giving the protein MLNDLKQQVLEANLALPRHHLVTFTWGNVSAVDRREGLMVIKPSGVEYAAMTRDDMVVLELESGKVVEGAKKPSSDSDTHRVLYLEFGNAGGIVHTHSRHATIWAQAGLDIPAWGTTHADYFYGDIPCTRRMQDEEINGRYEWETGRVIVETFGQRRLDPAAVPGVLVHSHGPFTWGENAETAVHNAVVLEEIAYMGIFSRQLSPGLANMQQTLLDKHYLRKHGKNAYYGQ; this is encoded by the coding sequence ATGCTTAACGATCTCAAGCAGCAGGTATTGGAGGCTAATCTGGCGCTGCCACGCCATCATCTGGTGACCTTCACCTGGGGGAATGTCAGCGCCGTCGATCGTCGCGAGGGATTGATGGTGATCAAACCCTCGGGGGTGGAATACGCAGCGATGACCCGTGACGATATGGTGGTGCTGGAATTGGAAAGCGGCAAGGTGGTGGAGGGCGCCAAAAAGCCTTCTTCAGACAGCGATACCCACCGCGTGCTGTACCTGGAATTTGGCAATGCCGGCGGTATAGTACACACCCATTCGCGGCATGCCACCATTTGGGCGCAGGCCGGGTTGGATATTCCTGCCTGGGGCACTACCCACGCCGACTATTTCTACGGCGACATTCCCTGTACCCGACGGATGCAGGATGAGGAAATTAATGGCCGCTATGAATGGGAGACCGGCAGAGTGATTGTCGAAACCTTTGGCCAGCGCCGGTTGGATCCGGCTGCGGTGCCGGGCGTATTGGTGCATTCTCATGGCCCCTTTACCTGGGGTGAAAACGCAGAAACCGCGGTACACAATGCGGTGGTGTTGGAAGAAATTGCCTATATGGGGATTTTCTCGCGCCAGCTGTCGCCGGGCCTGGCGAATATGCAGCAAACCCTGCTGGACAAACATTACCTGCGCAAGCACGGTAAAAACGCCTACTACGGCCAGTGA
- the osmB gene encoding osmotically-inducible lipoprotein OsmB produces the protein MMIINKRFATAALALTLAFSLSACSNMSKRDRNTAIGAGAGAVGGAVLTDGSALGTLGGAAVGGIIGHQVGK, from the coding sequence ATGATGATTATCAATAAACGTTTTGCTACCGCCGCTCTGGCGCTTACTCTGGCGTTTTCACTCAGCGCATGTTCGAACATGTCCAAGCGTGACCGTAACACCGCCATTGGTGCCGGTGCGGGGGCCGTAGGCGGCGCGGTGCTGACCGATGGTAGCGCACTGGGTACGCTCGGTGGGGCCGCAGTGGGGGGCATCATTGGTCATCAGGTAGGTAAATAA
- the yciH gene encoding stress response translation initiation inhibitor YciH, which yields MSNDNSRLVYSTDSGRIKQEEVQPPREKGDGIVRIQRQTSGRKGKGVCLITGIDLDDAALDKLAAELKKKCGCGGSVKEGVIEIQGDKRDLLKQLLEGKGMKVKLAGG from the coding sequence ATGAGCAACGATAACAGCCGGCTGGTATATTCCACCGATAGTGGGCGTATCAAGCAGGAAGAGGTCCAACCGCCACGTGAAAAGGGTGACGGTATCGTGCGTATTCAGCGCCAGACCAGCGGGCGCAAAGGAAAGGGTGTTTGCCTGATCACCGGCATTGATCTGGATGATGCCGCATTGGACAAGCTGGCGGCAGAGCTCAAGAAAAAATGCGGCTGCGGCGGCTCGGTCAAAGAGGGTGTGATCGAGATCCAAGGCGATAAGCGGGATTTGCTTAAGCAGCTGTTGGAAGGCAAAGGGATGAAGGTCAAGCTGGCAGGCGGCTAA
- the pyrF gene encoding orotidine-5'-phosphate decarboxylase: protein MKSENNINNNDLKSSPIIVALDYADIDAALAFADRVDPQDCRLKVGKEMFTLFGPQLVHDLHARGFDVFLDLKFHDIPNTTARAVAAAAELGVWMVNVHASGGARMMTAAKEALLPYGAQAPLLIAVTVLTSMEAEDLRGIGIDLSPAEQAERLARLTRDCGLDGVVCSAHEAERLKAACGQQFQLVTPGIRPEGSAAGDQRRIMTPVQAQAAGVDYMVIGRPITQSADPAATLSAIRASLA, encoded by the coding sequence ATGAAGTCTGAAAATAACATCAATAACAATGACTTAAAATCATCTCCGATCATCGTTGCGCTCGATTATGCAGATATTGACGCGGCGCTGGCATTTGCCGATCGTGTTGATCCGCAGGATTGCCGGTTAAAAGTGGGCAAGGAAATGTTCACCCTGTTCGGACCTCAGCTGGTGCACGATTTGCACGCACGCGGTTTCGACGTGTTCCTGGATTTGAAATTCCATGATATTCCAAATACTACCGCCCGTGCCGTTGCCGCGGCGGCCGAGCTGGGCGTATGGATGGTTAACGTGCATGCCAGCGGTGGTGCGCGCATGATGACCGCAGCGAAAGAGGCATTGCTGCCTTATGGCGCCCAGGCCCCGCTGCTGATCGCCGTCACCGTGCTGACCAGCATGGAAGCAGAAGATCTGCGTGGTATCGGTATCGACCTTTCTCCGGCCGAGCAGGCGGAGCGGCTGGCGCGTCTGACCCGCGATTGTGGGCTGGACGGCGTTGTCTGTTCAGCGCACGAAGCTGAGCGTCTCAAAGCGGCCTGTGGCCAACAATTCCAACTGGTGACGCCGGGAATCCGCCCTGAAGGCAGCGCCGCCGGCGATCAGCGCCGTATTATGACGCCAGTACAGGCGCAAGCGGCAGGCGTTGACTATATGGTGATTGGGCGCCCGATCACCCAATCCGCCGATCCTGCTGCTACGCTAAGTGCGATCCGCGCTTCTCTGGCTTAA
- the bhsA gene encoding multiple stress resistance protein BhsA, whose translation MKNIKYFAAAAVIAMTSFATFAAEPVDQQQASGLTASGVVSAGHATTLSGLEAKLAAKADAQGASSYRIISAGGNNMLSGTAVIYK comes from the coding sequence ATGAAAAACATCAAATATTTTGCAGCAGCAGCCGTTATCGCCATGACCTCTTTCGCTACCTTCGCCGCTGAACCGGTGGATCAGCAACAGGCCAGCGGCCTGACCGCTTCAGGCGTCGTTTCCGCCGGTCACGCAACTACCCTGAGTGGCCTGGAAGCCAAACTGGCCGCAAAAGCCGATGCTCAAGGCGCCAGCAGCTACCGCATCATTTCTGCCGGCGGCAACAACATGCTTAGTGGTACCGCAGTTATCTACAAATAA
- a CDS encoding Arc family DNA-binding protein, producing MSEISTLTIKIPLELKEKIRAIAADNQLSLSAEVCQRLETSFELPTKAEKPAKKSAELHHGEIDNQGIEEEVEQPLNQKELKKLRQLLKGNVKAGKKK from the coding sequence ATGAGCGAGATATCTACATTAACCATTAAAATCCCTCTGGAACTCAAAGAAAAAATTCGTGCCATTGCTGCCGATAACCAGCTTTCTCTGAGTGCTGAGGTTTGCCAGCGCCTGGAAACCAGCTTTGAGCTACCGACCAAAGCAGAAAAGCCCGCCAAAAAATCGGCGGAGTTGCATCATGGCGAAATCGATAATCAGGGGATTGAAGAAGAAGTTGAGCAGCCGCTGAACCAGAAAGAGTTGAAGAAGCTGCGTCAGCTGTTGAAAGGTAACGTGAAGGCCGGCAAGAAAAAATAA